A section of the Poecile atricapillus isolate bPoeAtr1 chromosome 36, bPoeAtr1.hap1, whole genome shotgun sequence genome encodes:
- the LOC131590999 gene encoding olfactory receptor 14J1-like has protein sequence MSNSSSISHFLLLALADTRQLQLLHFCLFLGISLAALLGNGLIISAVACSHHLHSPMFFFLLNLALTDLGSICTTVPKAMHNSLWDTRDISYTGCAAQVFILVFFISAEYSLLTIMCYNRYVSICKPLHYGTLLGSRACAHMAAAAWASGFLSALMHTAITFSLPLCHGNALGQFFCEVPQILKLTCSKFYLREIWLLAVGVCLTFSCFVFIVFSYVQIFRAVLMIPSEQGRHKAFSTCLPHLAVLSLFLSTAIFAYLKPPSISSPSLDLAVSVLYSVVPPALNPLIYSLRNQELKAAVWRLMTGWFQKH, from the coding sequence atgtccaacagcagctccatcagccacttcctcctgctggcattggcagacacgcggcagctgcagctcctgcacttctgcctcttcctgggcatctccctggctgccctcctgggcaacGGCCTCATCATCAGCGCCgtagcctgcagccaccacctgcacagccccatgttcttcttcctgctcaacctggccctcactgacctgggctccatctgcaccactgtgcccaaagccatgcacaattccctctgggacaccagagacatctcctacacaggatgtgctgcacaAGTATTTATTCTTGTCTTTTTCATCTCAGCAGAGTATTCCCTGCTGACCATCATGTGCTACAACCGCTATgtgtccatctgcaaacccctgcactacgggaccctcctgggcagcagagcttgtgcccacatggcagcagctgcctgggccagtggctttCTCAGTGCTCTCATGCACACAGCCATTACATTTTCCTTGCCTCTCTGCCATGGCAATGCCCTGGGCCAATTCTTCTGTGAGGTGCCCCAGATTCTCAAGCTCACCTGCTCCAAATTTTATCTCAGGGAAATTTGGCTTCTTGCTGTTGGTGTGTGTTTAACTTTTagctgttttgtgttcattgttttctcctatgtgcagatcttcagggctgtgctgatgATCCCTTCTGAGCAGGGACGGCACAAAGCCTTTTCTAcctgcctccctcacctggctgtGCTCTCCCTGTTCCTCAGCACTGCCATATTTGCTTACTTGAAGcccccctccatctcctccccatccctggatctggcagtgtcagttctgtactcggtggtgcctccagccctgaaccccctcatctacagcctgaggaaccaggagctcaaggctgcagtgtggagaCTGATGACTGGAtggtttcagaaacattaa